One genomic window of Amphiura filiformis chromosome 3, Afil_fr2py, whole genome shotgun sequence includes the following:
- the LOC140149116 gene encoding BRISC and BRCA1-A complex member 1-like — translation MSEEEKSSDNQEFSAPSAAANISKDYDIIEDDAVLSNSPNYQSVAKTGQVIPVEKDQSSSQESIGKGSSAATDVVKQVEHPTTSGSSELNPFAKGFVPRVSESGDTPPPIPPHHADQADAFSGSRLQDPQVEGDLQQVEEQLLPRVNCPEKIIICLDLSSEVNRVPFISRDFTKYQPLDLIKRALNIFVKTKNTMNPLHEYALVLLHDSAVWMQDFTSDVDEFFNVLQDSTNETQDSDGFDLTSLFDQILEKVDLPFVEDMLVLPPPYIVRTIFIYGRSNCIPGFLDGRESQRQLSNSPYFFFDVFYVHEPPSDDNLCKEVYDVFLDLDSNNTSYIHEVGRNTTHLHNKMAMLLGHPLQRPIQMQASHSLNPPGPS, via the exons ATGAGTGAAGAAGAGAAATCTTCAGATAATCAAGAATTCTCAGCGCCTTCAGCAGCTGCAAACATTAGCAAAGATTATGACATCATTGAAGATGATGCAGTTCTCAGCAACAGTCCCAACTACCAAAGTGTTGCCAAAACAGGACAGGTCATTCCAGTAGAGAAGGACCAATCTAGCTCCCAAGAAAGCATTGGTAAAGGCAGCTCAGCTGCCACAGATGTGGTTAAGCAAGTCGAGCATCCAACAACATCTGGATCTTCAGAACTTAATCCATTTGCAAAAGGGTTTGTCCCAAGGGTCAGTGAAAGTGGTGATACTCCGCCTCCCATACCTCCTCATCATGCAGATCAAGCAGATGCATTCAGTGGTAGTCGGTTGCAGGATCCTCAAGTGGAAGGCGATTTACAGCAGGTGGAAGAACAGTTACTGCCAAGGGTGAATTGTCCAGAGAAGATT ATAATTTGCTTGGATCTCTCATCAGAGGTTAACAGAGTACCGTTTATTTCCAGAGACTT CACCAAATACCAGCCCCTAGACCTGATCAAAAGAGCATTGAATATATTTGTGAAAACCAAAAACACCATGAATCCTTTACATGAATATGCATTAGTTCTTCTACATGACTCAGCTGTTTGG ATGCAGGATTTCACGTCAGATGTGGATGAGTTCTTCAATGTCTTACAAGATTCAACCAATGAGACACAAGACTCAGATGGGTTTGATCTCACCTCATTATTTGATCAAAT TCTGGAGAAGGTAGACCTACCATTTGTTGAAGACATGCTTGTATTGCCACCACCATATATTGTGAGGACGATATTTATTTATGGAAGATCCAACTGCATACCAGGCTTTTTGGATGGTAGAGAG TCACAGCGGCAGTTATCCAACTCACCATATTTCTTCTTTGATGTGTTCTATGTTCATGAGCCACCCTCAGATGATAATCTGTGTAAG GAGGTGTATGACGTGTTCTTAGACTTGGATTCCAACAACACATCATACATTCATGAAGTCGGTAGGAATACAACACATCTCCATAACAAGATGGCTATGCTATTGGGTCATCCACTACAGAGGCCTATACAGATGCAAGCATCACATTCTCTGAATCCACCTGGACCGTCATGA
- the LOC140149115 gene encoding membralin-like: MNANAAAAAGAARNNNNNPNPLLNVRDRLFHALFFKIAITYARAFPPSIRRFFEFAVLIKALTALFVLAYIHCAFSRTPINCLATYQDQWPREGILRVEIVRNRTMIHGFAVHNVKDADDDTPWYIFSNYSVMPYYWEYPKLLTAEQPTSDLEESSTTTSISQGEEDDTNNMTLEIRVTSTEKPEKNMQPFRETVSEFEMFTRAVWPSDEYIMEYSLEYGFLRLSSSTRERLGIPVMVVQLDPTKDECFGDSLSRFFLEEFLGYDDILMSSVKSLAEQEDNKGYLRNVVTGEHYRFVSMWMARSSYIAAGFIMLIFTISISMLLRYSHHQIFVFIVDLLQMLEMNTAIAFPAAPLLTVILALVGMEAIMSEFFNDTTTAFYIILIVWVADQYDAICCHTNISKRHWLKFFYLYHFAFYAYHYRFNGQYSGLALITSWLFIQHSMIYFFHHYELPAILQQARLQLLLQRNQHGGIHAGGLNVNINLDENLPEVPAADEPLQAGGQGAEGGAAAVGRTAADGSLPGGRGQQNVANANLSALNNQQNTQPNQQPGQIRFFVTANSNQANNENQPREVAPTPNRRTILQFQFRQLWNWRRGNNTPAAGPPQDGAVSSSSNSSVGGQPSTSSSNSQQNNINHLSSSTTQRQNNTNSSNRLGQDIDGLSQNELLSSRNISASNVATHQESPSISNSESINRATSSQLAFSQSRDNTLQPDGAFGDTKTQEVNDPNVSRNESPGSSSSTSSDLHNKNNESKEPRVFRSHHTSPDGETSL, from the exons ATGAATGCCAATGCCGCTGCAGCAGCTGGAGCTGCacgtaataataacaacaatccAAACCCTCTACTCAATGTCAGAGACAGATTGTTCCAtgctttgtttttcaaaattgccATCACTTATGCCAGGGCATTTCCGCCGTCCATACGAAGATTTTTTGAGTTTGCAGTTCTTATAAAG GCACTTACTGCATTATTTGTGCTGGCATATATACACTGTGCCTTTTCACGCACACCAATAAATTGCCTGGCAACATACCAAGATCAGTGGCCTAGGGAAGGGATTCTACGAGTAGAGATTGTACGTAACAGAACCATGATACATGGATTTGCTGTTCATAATGTCAAAGATGCAG ATGATGACACACCCTGGTATATATTTAGCAACTATAGTGTAATGCCTTATTATTGGGAATACCCAAAGCTGTTAACAGCAGAACAACCAACCTCTGACCTAGAGGAATCCAGTACAACTACTAGCATCAGCCAGGGTGAGGAGGATGACACTAACAACATGACACTGGAAATTAGAGTGACAAGTACAGAGAAACCGGAGAAGAATATGCAGCCTTTTAGAGAAACTGTGTctgaatttgaaatgtttactAGAGCAG TGTGGCCTTCAGATGAATATATCATGGAATATTCCTTAGAGTATGGGTTTCTGAGACTCTCATCAAGTACACGTGAGAGACTAGGAATACCAGTTATGGTGGTACAATTAG ATCCAACTAAGGACGAGTGTTTTGGAGATAGTCTTAGCAGATTTTTCCTGGAAGAGTTTCTTGGTTATGATGATATCCTCATGTCTAGCGTGAAGAGCCTGGCTGAACAAGAAGATAATAAAG GTTATTTACGCAATGTAGTAACTGGTGAGCATTACAGATTTGTCAGCATGTGGATGGCACGGTCATCTTACATTGCCGCTGGATTTATAATGCTCATATTTACCATCTCCATCTCCATGCTGCTGAGATACTCGCACCATCAAATATTTGTCTTTATTG TTGATTTACTTCAGATGTTAGAAATGAATACAGCAATAGCATTCCCTGCAGCTCCACTTCTTACTGTTATTTTAGCGTTAGTTG GTATGGAAGCTATCATGTCAGAATTTTTCAATGATACCACCACAGCATTCTATATAATCCTGATAGTGTGGGTGGCTGACCAATACGATGCCATCTGTTGCCATACAAATATCAGTAAAAGACATTGGCTCAA aTTCTTTTATTTATACCACTTTGCATTCTATGCGTATCACTACCGTTTTAATGGACAGTACAGTGGCCTAGCCCTAATCACATCATGGTTGTTTATACAG CATTCAATGATCTACTTTTTCCACCATTACGAGCTACCAGCAATTCTGCAGCAAGCTCGCCTACAATTACTTTTACAACGCAACCAACACGGTGGGATCCATGCCGGTGGTCTTAATGTTAACATAAACCTAGATGAAAATTTACCTGAAGTACCAGCAGCAGATGAGCCCCTTCAAGCAGGAGGTCAAGGAGCAGAGGGAGGTGCTGCTGCCGTAGGAAGAACAGCAGCAGATGGATCATTACCAGGTGGTAGGGGACAACAAAATGTAGCCAATGCAAATTTATCAGCTCTTAATAATCAGCAGAACACACAGCCAAACCAACAACCTGgacaaattagattttttgtgACAGCCAATTCAAACCAAGCAAATAACGAGAATCAACCCCGTGAGGTTGCCCCTACACCTAACCGACGGACTATACTGCAGTTTCAATTTAGGCAGTTGTGGAATTGGAGAAGAGGGAATAATACACCTGCTGCTGGGCCTCCACAGGATGGGGCAGTGTCCTCCAGCAGCAACAGCAGTGTAGGTGGTCAACCCTCAACATCATCTAGTAATTCTCAACAAAATAACATCAACCATCTGAGCTCTAGTACAACTCaaagacaaaataatacaaatagtaGTAATAGACTAGGACAAGATATTGATGGACTCTCACAAAACGAATTGTTATCCAGTAGAAATATATCTGCTTCAAACGTAGCAACTCATCAAGAATCGCCGTCAATATCCAATAGTGAGTCTATAAACCGTGCAACAAGTAGCCAGTTAGCGTTTTCGCAAAGCAGAGACAATACGCTACAACCAGATGGAGCATTTGGTGACACAAAGACTCAAGAGGTCAATGACCCCAATGTGTCTAGAAATGAAAGCCCTGGGAGCAGTAGCAGCACCTCAAGTGATTTACATAATAAGAATAATGAAAGTAAAGAGCCAAGAGTGTTTAGATCACATCACACTTCACCAGATGGTGAGACCAGCCTTTGA